The Daucus carota subsp. sativus chromosome 2, DH1 v3.0, whole genome shotgun sequence genome includes a window with the following:
- the LOC108210196 gene encoding ras-related protein RABA5c has protein sequence MDSSDEEGEEYLFKVVIIGDSAVGKSNLLSRYARNEFNLHSKATIGVEFQTQSMEIEGKEVKAQIWDTAGQERFRAVTSAYYRGAVGALIVYDISRRTTFDSVTRWLQELDTHSETTVARMLIGNKSDLDNIRDVSVEEGVKLAEEQGLFFMETSALDATNVQKAFEIVIREIYSNVSRKVLNSDSYKAELTVNRVSLVDNGGDSKKNTSCCSR, from the exons ATGGATTCGAGCGACGAAGAGGGTGAAGAGTATCTCTTCAAAGTAGTGATAATAGGAGACTCAGCAGTGGGGAAATCAAATCTACTATCAAGGTACGCTCGAAATGAGTTCAATCTCCACTCAAAAGCTACCATAGGGGTCGAGTTCCAAACGCAGAGCATGGAGATTGAGGGCAAAGAAGTCAAAGCCCAGATTTGGGATACGGCTGGTCAAGAACGCTTTCGTGCTGTCACTTCTGCTTATTACCGTGGTGCTGTCGGTGCTCTCATTGTTTATGATATCAGTCGTCGAACCACTTTTGATAGTGTTACCAGATGGCTGCAGGAGCTTGATA CTCATTCTGAAACAACTGTGGCAAGGATGTTGATTGGAAACAAAAGTGATTTAGATAACATTAGGGATGTAAGTGTGGAAGAAGGTGTGAAGCTTGCAGAGGAGCAGGGACTCTTCTTTATGGAAACTTCAGCACTTGATGCCACCAATGTACAGAAGGCTTTTGAGATCGTTATCAGGGAAATCTATAGCAATGTCAGCCGCAAAGTCTTAAATTCTGATTCATACAAAGCGGAGTTGACCGTCAATAGAGTAAGCCTGGTAGACAATGGAGGTGACAGCAAAAAAAACACTTCCTGTTGTTCAAGATGA
- the LOC108206405 gene encoding pentatricopeptide repeat-containing protein At3g23020, with protein sequence MFVKLQNIDTSSFHKLCPGQAPITSVPISISPQVSTFQHQPIKKQHLIVENSDGVGKTSSRSIGKTVEGDGASSAHHVFVKKSERNKESIGEMDKIRECNGKFRDRERVHAKWARYGGRIVPMLEALERVKDLDEALRPWKETLNKKERTIILKEQTHWKRALEIFEWFKMRGCYEVNVIHYNIMLRSLGRAGIWDEVERLWDEMGTRGITPINSTYGTLIDVYTKGGHREKALNWFVLMQKQGMEPDEVTMGVVVQMYKKAGEFRKAENFFKKWSADKFYEEKRAPSLATNGAVDGESQAHICLSSYTYNTLIDTYGKSGQLKEASQTFAWMLREGIAPTTVTFNTMIHMFGNHGKLEEVASLLQMMDQLGCLPDTRTFNILISLHTRHDNIELAADYYRKMKDASLEPDLVSYRTLLYAFSIRHMIGEAEELVSEMDDKGFEIDEYTQSALTRMYIEANMLNKSWAWFHRFHVQGYMTSECYSANIDAFGERGHVLEAEKVFRCCLEKSNPTVLEFNVMIKAYGLNKRYDEACHLIDSMEGQHGVVPDKISYNSLIQMLANAELPHIAKSYLRKMQEAVVVNDCIPYCAVISSYIRLNQLEEAVGVFREMIASNVHPDVIVYGVLINAFADVGNVNEALGYVNAMREMGLPMNDVICNSLMKLYTKVGCLKEAEEAYRMLLSSDMGADVYPSNCMIDLYSERYMVEQAEEIFENLRVKGKANEFSYAMILCMYKKLERIEDAIQVAEKMKELGVLTSLLSYNHVLGLYASDGRFKEAMKTFREMLESGVQPDASTLRSLGIVLVKRGVPKQTVNNLEVMWKKDQHNGLKEWTNTLYSMDVKADDDDETFIADYA encoded by the coding sequence ATGTTTGTTAAGCTTCAGAACATAGATACAAGTTCCTTCCACAAACTATGTCCTGGACAAGCTCCAATTACCAGTGTTCCAATTTCCATTTCTCCCCAAGTTAGCACATTTCAGCACCAACCCATCAAGAAACAACACCTAATTGTTGAAAATTCAGACGGGGTTGGTAAAACAAGCAGCAGAAGTATTGGAAAAACTGTAGAAGGTGATGGCGCAAGCAGTGCCCACCATGTGTTTGTGAAAAAGTCTGAGAGAAATAAGGAAAGCATTGGTGAAATGGACAAAATAAGGGAGTGTAATGGTAAATTTAGGGACAGGGAGAGAGTGCACGCCAAATGGGCACGTTATGGGGGTCGCATTGTCCCTATGTTGGAGGCTTTGGAAAGAGTTAAGGATTTGGATGAAGCGTTGAGGCCATGGAAAGAGACTTTGAATAAAAAGGAGAGGACTATAATTTTGAAGGAGCAGACGCACTGGAAACGAGCTTTGGAGATTTTCGAGTGGTTTAAGATGAGGGGTTGTTATGAGGTGAATGTAATTCATTATAATATAATGCTTAGGAGTCTTGGGAGAGCAGGGATTTGGGATGAGGTTGAGAGGTTGTGGGATGAGATGGGGACAAGAGGTATTACTCCGATAAATTCGACTTATGGGACCTTGATTGATGTTTATACCAAGGGTGGACATAGGGAGAAGGCACTAAATTGGTTTGTTTTAATGCAAAAACAAGGAATGGAACCGGACGAGGTAACTATGGGAGTTGTGGTTCAAATGTATAAGAAGGCTGGGGAGTTTCGGAAAGCTGAAAATTTCTTCAAGAAGTGGTCAGCAGATAAATTTTATGAAGAGAAGCGAGCACCTAGTTTGGCAACAAATGGTGCTGTTGATGGTGAATCTCAAGCTCATATTTGTCTAAGCTCTTATACATATAACACACTGATAGATACCTACGGGAAGTCTGGACAACTTAAAGAGGCATCCCAGACTTTTGCATGGATGCTTCGAGAAGGGATTGCCCCGACCACAGTGACTTTTAATACAATGATTCACATGTTCGGTAACCATGGCAAATTAGAAGAAGTGGCTTCTTTACTGCAGATGATGGATCAGCTTGGATGCCTACCTGATACCAGGACTTTTAATATTCTTATATCCCTCCATACCAGGCATGATAATATTGAATTAGCAGCTGACTACTACAGGAAAATGAAGGATGCTTCCCTAGAGCCAGACCTTGTAAGTTACCGCACTCTCTTATATGCATTCTCAATAAGGCATATGATTGGTGAAGCAGAAGAACTAGTTTCCGAAATGGATGACAAGGGTTTCGAGATTGATGAGTATACGCAGTCTGCACTAACCAGAATGTACATAGAAGCTAATATGCTTAACAAGTCATGGGCATGGTTCCACAGGTTTCATGTTCAGGGGTATATGACTTCGGAGTGCTACTCGGCGAATATTGATGCTTTTGGGGAGCGGGGTCATGTTCTGGAAGCCGAGAAAGTTTTCAGATGTTGTCTTGAGAAGAGTAATCCTACTGTACTTGAGTTCAACGTGATGATCAAGGCATATGGTCTCAACAAGAGATATGATGAAGCATGCCACTTAATTGATAGTATGGAGGGACAACATGGTGTAGTTCCAGATAAGATTAGCTATAATTCTCTTATTCAGATGTTAGCTAATGCAGAACTGCCACACATAGCAAAATCCTATTTGCGGAAGATGCAGGAGGCCGTAGTGGTCAATGATTGCATCCCTTATTGTGCAGTTATTTCAAGCTATATTAGATTAAATCAACTGGAAGAGGCTGTCGGTGTATTCAGAGAGATGATCGCTTCGAACGTCCATCCTGATGTTATTGTTTATGGTGTATTGATAAATGCTTTTGCTGATGTTGGAAATGTCAATGAGGCTTTAGGTTATGTAAATGCAATGAGAGAAATGGGCTTGCCCATGAATGATGTTATATGTAATTCCTTAATGAAGCTCTACACAAAAGTTGGTTGCCTGAAAGAGGCAGAAGAAGCATACCGTATGCTTCTGTCATCAGACATGGGTGCTGATGTCTATCCGTCAAACTGTATGATCGATCTGTACAGCGAACGATATATGGTTGAACAAGCAgaagaaatttttgaaaacttgaGGGTAAAGGGGAAAGCAAATGAGTTCTCATATGCTATGATATTGTGCATGTACAAAAAACTTGAAAGAATAGAGGATGCCATACAGGTAGCAGAGAAGATGAAAGAATTAGGGGTTTTGACTTCTTTGTTGAGTTATAATCATGTTCTTGGGTTGTATGCATCAGATGGGAGATTCAAGGAAGCAATGAAAACTTTTAGGGAAATGTTGGAATCTGGTGTGCAACCTGATGCTTCTACATTAAGATCACTAGGAATTGTTCTTGTGAAAAGGGGAGTTCCCAAGCAAACTGTTAACAATCTAGAAGTGATGTGGAAAAAGGATCAGCATAACGGTTTAAAGGAATGGACGAATACACTGTATTCAATGGATGTGAAAGCTGATGATGACGATGAAACATTTATTGCTGATTATGCATAA
- the LOC108207264 gene encoding uncharacterized protein LOC108207264 — MNVRYRFDLNVSLNLQETSSNVTGEVLHGENIFQEEETSDRAALVTNARHNPFDFDLNNPPGFDLNEAPSPEPPTPPHIQGDRGTTKAVANEFSVTMRTVQRIWKRARETSINGMVDVSHLKAKNCGRKRVQVDLEQLKTVPLSKRTTIRSTAYAIKVSKSTLHRETYYLFTDEEEPYRTCKSKNFVMKVMFLAAVARPRFDIHGKEIFSGKIGIYPFVTREPARRSSVNRAAGTLETKAMTSVGRDIIRSYMIDKVLPDIRAKWPDGNRVTIYIQQDNARTHLDPNDAQFCQAASQYGFDIRLMCQPSNSPDLNILDLGFFNAIQSLLYKESPKTIDELIDAVERSYQAYPPRILNRIFCTLQTCMIKILKGRGFNKYSIPHIKKNILERQGRLPKQMRCDAQLIQSVILWLSSSS, encoded by the exons ATGAATGTTAGATATAGGTTTGATTTGAATGTTTCTCTTAATCTTCAAGAAACTTCATCAAATGTAACAG GTGAAGTTTTGCATGGAGAAAATATATTTCAGGAAGAAGAAACAAGTGATAGAGCAGCCCTCGTCACAAATGCAAGACATAAcccttttgattttgatttaaacaaCCCTCCAGGTTTTGACTTAAATGAAGCTCCTTCTCCAGAGCCTCCTACACCTCCTCATATACAAg GTGAT CGAGGCACAACAAAAGCAGTTGCAAATGAGTTCTCTGTGACAATGCGTACGGTTCAAAGAATTTGGAAACGGGCCAGGGAGACTTCTATCAACGGGATGGTTGATGTGTCACATCTTAAAGCAAAAAATTGTGGTCGTAAAAGAGTACAAGTTGATCTTGAGCAACTTAAAACTGTTCCTTTGTCTAAGCGGACAACCATCCGTTCCACTGCATATGCCATCAAAGTCTCCAAATCAACACTGCACAG ggAGACTTACTACCTTTTTACTGATGAAGAGGAGCCTTACCGAACATGTAAAAGTAAAAACTTTGTCATGAAAGTCATGTTTTTGGCTGCGGTAGCGAGACCACGGTTTGACATACATGGAAAAGAAATTTTTTCAGGTAAAATCGGAATATATCCTTTTGTTACTAGAGAGCCAGCCAGGAGGAGTAGCGTTAATAGAGCTGCAGGTACTCTTGAAACAAAAGCCATGACTTCAGTTGGAAGGGACATAATAAGATCATATATGATCGACAAAGTTCTACCGGATATCCGAGCAAAATGGCCAGATGGAAATAGGGTGACAATATACATTCAACAAGACAATGCACGGACACATCTTGATCCAAATGATGCACAGTTCTGTCAAGCGGCCTCACAGTATGGGTTTGATATTCGTTTGATGTGTCAACCATCAAACTCTCCTGATCTAAACATCTTAGACCTTGGGTTTTTTAATGCCATTCAATCATTGCTATATAAGGAGAGTCCAAAAACCATTGATGAGCTTATTGATGCAGTTGAAAGATCATATCAGGCATATCCTCCAAGAATTTTGAACAGAATATTTTGCACCTTACAGACATGCATGATAAAAATTCTGAAAGGTCGAGGTTTTAACAAGTATAGCATACCTCATATTAAGAAAAACATTTTGGAGAGACAAGGCAGGCTTCCTAAACAGATGAGATGTGACGCTCAACTCATTCAAAGTGTAATTCTCTGGTTAAGCTCAAGTAGTTAA
- the LOC108209769 gene encoding uncharacterized protein LOC108209769, giving the protein MDSSVADENNNNQGVHVCHKCGWPFPKLHPSSKHRRAHKRICGTIQGYPVSDDAQICETPSPEADKRSIAGVGERSYRSEDEVFADAVAEFSDSGMSPASEERQLEDVKELEKNVSMTVVDDDVFSTGTLKLDDVCDSVKPMSSQPAHNIAPSTGLAESSPSGKDEAELSNNGLFLLSAPVENTEVVVDAVQNKGYLTQDTIDGSSSRLSEIHGMNGEEKEATHVQAVFSDLPIVEDADIMLKDVENQKLLKSEIPLVLGSVTVDRTLTKDNKNMPESQSIEPGRYLTELESQSTEHELSHLSGRAKQEASAVTVLIGEVVTQDEKSGTHCDSVEVCNSNREPEENMHVLSVASDLPIVNHADLMLQDFKDHRIVKSRFPLGENVIRSLEGDNELMVMEGPLNLHSVNLDGAAGNSVGNMNDVEEDMITIEGPDKGLADSLKSSVTTCKSFESEDLEVPPSTSGSEKGNIQPNCSLQGVEPDYEARNTECTENDGSSILTDHIKRDEVCQMTILSDDNKNKNAMALAEEVNTEGNDNSAVTRKEHSAEANIILFHGDDKQAIKLGQNNEGELVDITMNLSDEAWIEDNTEAATVEKFPTPTMAILEPEQELLSSNHSASVQDTPLSSIKTSVAATIMPAHPSSRKLSHNDFQDVTEAPELNSENENSIFVNYVDGGIVDYDSQGGDVEVEEVNSKRTIRKESETLPIHYKTSHESLPDIKTRNEIDSKSEITQESNVKLIGQPGGASAINLSVDLSSQTESVEGNWGLVSACRAQSDEPAAGTDVQPKTDPEGPDKLEGTKLQQEIASERPDLHKADIYEPPSFLTLVEPRGGSDQGNVTFEIEKVQASQQPKTEVLQAGWLPLLSNIANESSGRKKNEEMIAKVTNWSAAKQHSIPLKNLLGEAKVETRTKSPSPKQTKSNIQIDATVAKSNVCSTTTVKEVLGSEVSASDRTVRGVTAEEWNSPARYSVEIKKVKKKSNGKPFWVPFACCSSVN; this is encoded by the exons ATGGATTCTTCAG ttgctgatgagaataataataatcaagGGGTTCATGTGTGTCACAAATGTGGTTGGCCTTTTCCGAAATTACACCCAAGCTCCAAGCACAGAAGGGCCCACAAGAGGATCTGTGGAACAATTCAAGGCTACCCTGTTTCAGATGATGCTCAAATTTGTGAAACCCCTa GTCCGGAAGCCGACAAGAGAAGCATTGCTGGAGTTGGGGAAAGATCTTACAGATCGGAAGATGAAGTGTTTGCAGATGCTGTTGCAGAGTTTTCGGATAGTGGAATGAGTCCAGCAAGTGAAGAGCGGCAATTGGAGGATGTTAAGGAGTTGGAGAAGAATGTTTCTATGACTGTTGTGGATGATGATGTTTTTAGTACCGGAACATTGAAACTTGATGACGTTTGTG ATTCTGTTAAACCAATGAGCAGCCAACCCGCACATAACATTGCACCATCAACTGGTCTTGCCGAATCATCACCATCTGGTAAAGATGAAGCTGAGCTTTCTAATAATGGTCTTTTCCTTCTCTCTGCACCTGTCGAAAACACAGAGGTTGTTGTTGATGCAGTTCAGAACAAAGGTTATCTTACCCAGGACACCATTGATGGTAGCAGTAGTAGATTGTCAGAGATTCATGGTATGAACGGGGAAGAGAAGGAAGCTACACATGTACAAGCAGTTTTCAGTGATCTGCCTATAGTAGAGGATGCTGATATCATGCTGAAAGatgtggaaaaccagaaactGCTGAAGTCTGAAATTCCTTTAGTTTTAGGCTCTGTTACTGTAGACAGAACCCTCACTAAGGATAATAAGAACATGCCAGAGAGTCAATCAATTGAGCCAGGTAGATATTTGACAGAACTTGAATCTCAGAGTACTGAACATGAACTGTCCCACCTATCAGGACGTGCTAAACAGGAGGCATCTGCTGTTACTGTTCTCATCGGAGAGGTTGTTACCCAGGACGAAAAGTCTGGTACTCATTGTGATTCGGTTGAGGTTTGTAATTCAAACAGGGAACCTGAGGAAAATATGCATGTGCTTTCCGTGGCTAGTGATTTACCTATAGTAAATCATGCTGATCTTATGCTTCAAGACTTCAAAGACCATAGAATAGTCAAAAGTAGGTTTCCTCTGGGTGAAAATGTAATCAGATCTCTGGAAGGTGATAATGAACTCATGGTTATGGAGGGTCCTTTGAACCTTCATTCTGTTAATCTAGATGGTGCTGCTGGTAATTCTGTAGGTAACATGAATGATGTGGAAGAGGACATGATTACAATTGAAGGGCCTGACAAAGGATTAGCTGACAGTTTAAAATCCAGTGTCACAACTTGTAAGAGTTTTGAATCTGAGGATTTAGAAGTTCCTCCTAGTACATCCGGAAGTGAGAAAGGGAATATTCAACCAAATTGCTCTCTACAGGGTGTAGAACCTGATTATGAAGCGAGAAATACGGAGTGTACTGAAAATGATGGCTCGAGCATATTAACTGACCATATTAAGCGAGATGAAGTCTGCCAGATGACCATATTAAGCGAtgacaacaaaaataaaaatgcaaTGGCTTTAGCTGAAGAAGTCAATACTGAAGGGAATGATAATAGTGCGGTGACAAGAAAAGAACATTCTGCAGAGGCAAATATCATCTTATTTCATGGAGATGATAAACAAGCTATTAAATTAGGACAAAACAATGAAGGTGAACTTGTAGATATTACAATGAACTTATCTGACGAAGCTTGGATTGAAGACAATACAGAGGCAGCAACTGTAGAGAAGTTCCCGACACCCACAATGGCAATCCTTGAACCTGAACAAGAACTTTTAAGTTCAAATCATTCAGCTTCTGTTCAGGATACACCTCTATCAAGTATTAAGACAAGTGTTGCAGCTACCATCATGCCAGCTCATCCCAGTTCCAGAAAATTATCACATAATGACTTTCAGGACGTAACCGAAGCACCTGAATTAAACAGTGAGAATGAGAACAGcatttttgttaattatgttGATGGAGGCATTGTTGATTATGATAGCCAGGGTGGGGATGTTGAAGTAGAAGAAGTTAATTCAAAGAGGACCATCAGAAAAGAGTCAGAAACTTTGCctatacattacaaaacttCTCATGAAAGCTTACCTGATATTAAAACTAGAAACGAAATAGATAGCAAATCTGAGATAACGCAAGAGAGTAATGTCAAGCTCATTGGGCAACCGGGTGGTGCTTCTGCAATTAACCTATCAGTTGATTTGAGTAGCCAAACTGAGAGTGTAGAAGGCAACTGGGGATTAGTCTCAG CATGTAGAGCCCAGTCAGATGAACCTGCTGCTGGGACTGATGTCCAACCAAAGACTGATCCTGAAGGACCTGACAAATTAGAAGGCACCAAGTTGCAACAAGAAATTGCATCCGAGAGACCAGATCTGCACAAGGCTGATATTTATGAACCTCCGTCTTTCTTGACACTGGTTGAACCAAGAGGAGGATCAGATCAGGGAAATGTCACATTTGAGATCGAGAAAGTACAGGCCAGCCAACAGCCAAAAACTGAGGTTTTACAAGCTGGATGGTTACCTCTACTTTCTAACATAGCAAATGAGTCTTCAGGAAGGAAAAAGAATGAAGAAATGATCGCCAAGGTGACAAACTGGAGTGCGGCCAAACAACATAGTATCCCCTTAAAAAACCTTCTGGGGGAGGCAAAGGTGGAAACCAGAACCAAGTCACCAAGCCCGAAGCAAACAAAAAGCAACATTCAGATAGATGCAACAGTGGCCAAAAGCAATGTCTGTTCCACTACGACTGTGAAAGAAGTTTTGGGCTCTGAAGTTTCTGCTAGTGATCGTACTGTAAGAGGTGTAACAGCAGAGGAATGGAACTCTCCTGCAAGGTACTCAGTTGAGATTAAGAAAGTGAAGAAGAAGAGCAATGGGAAACCATTTTGGGTTCCCTTTGCTTGCTGTTCATCAGTAAATTGA
- the LOC108209633 gene encoding receptor-like kinase TMK4 codes for MATHLLLLLVMISFAAGDDGDAMSELMSSLSPSPPGWSPSKSYCQWQGINCDDSKQHVTAINMPSKSLSGSLPSQLSSLSQLKTLALQNNNLSGSLPSLANLSSLEQVFLGDNAFSSIPPDFFVGLSSLQSFSISENNKLSSWVLPDSLKDCVSLVNLSASNASIVGPIPDFFDSFPSLQNLRLSYNNLSGPLPKSFGGSEIQNLWLNNQLMGLSGTIDVLSNMSQLSQVWLQENRFTGQLPDLTKCDSLFDLQLRDNQLSGLVPHSLTQLPNLANISLQNNKLQGELPVFKKGVQSSLGTETNSFCRDTQGPCDPQVNVLLSVAGAMGYPGSLAESWKGNDACAKWTFITCDTQGKNVTTVNFAKQHFGGTISPDFANLTSLRTLLLSDDDLKGSIPQSLTTLPDLQLLDVSNNNLSGPIPVFRPGFKLVTIGNPLLGKNISDGGSGDKPGSGPNSTPNEDSPGGSKGVSGGIIAGVVIAVLVFVVVVLFVSYKCYAKKHHQRFGRVTRPDDGKDLFSDNVAGGMNGIGGVSELQSQSSGDHSEMPVFEGGSSIVISVQVLRQVTDNFSEKNILGRGGFGVVYKGELHDGTKIAVKRMESGVMGTKGLNEFQAEIAVLTKVRHRHLVALLGYCINGNERLLVYEYMPQGTLSQHLFEYEELGYPPLSWKQRVTIALDVARGVEYLHSLAQQSFIHRDLKPSNILLGDDMRAKVADFGLVKNAPDGKYSVETRLAGTFGYLAPEYAATGRVTTKVDIYAYGVVLMEIITGRKALDESLPEEISHLVAWFRRVLINKDNIRKAIDQVLDPDEETFDSISKVAELAGHCTARDPLQRPDMGHAVNVLGPLVEQWKPSHREEEESYGVDLHMSLPQALQRWQDEGSSTMSFSQTQSSIPSKPSGFADTFDSTDCR; via the exons ATGGCGACccacctcctcctcctcctggTTATGATCTCTTTCGCCGCCGGAGACGACGGCGATGCAATGTCGGAACTCATGAGCTCCCTCTCCCCAAGCCCACCAGGATGGTCACCTTCGAAATCGTACTGCCAATGGCAAGGCATCAACTGTGATGACTCCAAACAACATGTCACTGCCATTAACATGCCCTCTAAATCTCTCTCCGGCTCTTTACCCTCCCAACTCTCGTCTCTCTCCCAGCTCAAAACCCTAGCTCTTCAGAATAACAATCTCTCTGGATCTCTCCCGTCTCTTGCAAATCTCTCTTCTCTTGAACAGGTTTTTCTCGGTGACAATGCTTTCTCTTCCATTCCCCCAGATTTCTTTGTGGGTCTCTCTAGTTTGCAGTCTTTTAGTATTAGTGAGAACAATAAGCTTTCTTCTTGGGTATTGCCAGACTCTCTCAAAGATTGTGTTAGTTTGGTTAATCTTAGTGCTAGTAATGCTAGCATTGTTGGCCCCATTCCTGATTTCTTTGATTCTTTTCCCAGTTTGCAGAATCTTAGATTGTCTTATAATAATTTAAGTGGCCCGTTACCTAAATCGTTTGGGGGTTCTGAGATTCAGAATCTTTGGTTGAATAATCAGTTGATGGGTTTGTCGGGTACCATTGATGTCTTGTCGAACATGTCTCAGCTTTCGCAAGTCTGGCTTCAAGAGAATAGGTTTACCGGTCAGCTCCCCGATCTTACCAAGTGTGACAGTTTGTTTGATTTGCAACTTAGGGATAATCAGCTTAGTGGGCTTGTTCCCCATTCGTTGACTCAGCTTCCCAATTTGGCTAACATCTCTTTGCAGAATAATAAGTTGCAGGGTGAGCTGCCTGTATTTAAGAAAGGTGTTCAGAGTTCGCTTGGTACAGAAACCAATAGTTTTTGTAGAGATACACAGGGGCCTTGTGATCCTCAGGTTAATGTACTTCTTTCTGTTGCTGGGGCAATGGGGTATCCGGGTAGTTTGGCGGAGTCTTGGAAAGGTAATGACGCGTGTGCAAAATGGACATTTATTACTTGTGATACGCAGGGAAAGAATGTCACGACTGTTAATTTTGCCAAGCAGCATTTTGGAGGTACAATTTCCCCAGATTTTGCTAATCTTACTTCATTACGAACTTTGTTGTTGAGCGATGATGATCTTAAAGGTTCTATACCCCAGAGCTTGACAACGTTGCCTGACCTCCAACTACTTGATGTGTCCAATAATAATTTAAGTGGGCCGATACCAGTTTTCCGACCTGGTTTCAAGTTAGTGACAATAGGCAATCCTTTACTTGGAAAAAATATAAGTGATGGCGGTAGTGGGGATAAACCTGGGTCAGGACCAAATTCCACTCCAAATGAAGATTCGCCTGGGGGATCCAAGGGGGTTTCAGGAGGTATTATTGCTGGTGTTGTTATTGCTGTTCTAGTTTTTGTTGTAGTTGTGTTATTTGTCTCTTACAAGTGTTATGCTAAAAAACATCATCAAAGATTTGGGAGAGTCACAAGGCCTGATGATGGGAAAGATTTGTTTAGTGACAATGTGGCAGGTGGTATGAATGGTATTGGTGGAGTGAGTGAATTGCAAAGCCAGAGTAGTGGTGATCATAGTGAGATGCCTGTTTTTGAAGGTGGGAGTAGCATTGTGATTTCTGTCCAGGTACTTAGACAGGTAACTGACAATTttagtgaaaaaaatatattaggtaGAGGTGGATTTGGTGTTGTTTACAAGGGGGAACTGCATGATGGCACTAAGATTGCCGTGAAGAGGATGGAATCTGGGGTGATGGGCACGAAAGGACTAAATGAGTTCCAAGCAGAAATTGCTGTCCTTACTAAAGTTAGGCACAGACACTTGGTTGCTCTTTTGGGATATTGTATCAATGGAAATGAGAGACTTTTGGTATATGAGTACATGCCACAAGGAACTTTAAGCCAGCATTTGTTTGAGTACGAGGAACTTGGGTACCCTCCACTTTCATGGAAGCAAAGAGTCACAATTGCATTGGATGTGGCCAGAGGGGTGGAGTACCTACATAGCTTGGCACAACAAAGTTTCATCCATCGAGATCTAAAGCCTTCCAACATACTCCTAGGAGATGACATGAGGGCAAAGGTTGcagattttggtttggtcaAAAATGCACCTGATGGTAAATATTCTGTTGAAACGCGGTTGGCTGGAACCTTTGGGTATCTTGCACCAGAATATGCTG CTACTGGCAGAGTAACTACTAAAGTGGATATCTATGCTTATGGTGTGGTTTTGATGGAGATAATTACCGGCAGAAAAGCTCTAGATGAGAGTTTACCAGAAGAGATTTCACATTTGGTTGCATGGTTCCGGAGAGTCTTGATCAATAAGGATAACATACGAAAGGCAATTGATCAAGTTCTTGATCCTGATGAAGAGACATTTGACAGTATTTCTAAGGTGGCTGAGTTGGCAGGACATTGCACAGCTCGTGATCCATTACAGAGACCAGATATGGGCCATGCAGTTAATGTGTTGGGTCCTCTTGTAGAACAATGGAAACCTTCTCATCGAGAGGAAGAAGAAAGTTATGGTGTTGATCTCCATATGAGCCTTCCCCAAGCTCTTCAAAGATGGCAAGATGAAGGTTCTTCCACGATGTCATTTAGCCAAACTCAGTCAAGCATCCCATCAAAGCCTTCGGGATTTGCAGACACTTTTGATTCAACGGATTGTAGATAA